Proteins from a genomic interval of Tenacibaculum sp. SZ-18:
- a CDS encoding serine hydrolase domain-containing protein → MYKNGETYHNFYGKINENQGKPNDSTHFEIASISKVFAGSLVAKAVIERKIRLDDDIRSFLKGEYPNLEFEGIPITIKNLLTHTLGFKERRPPKLDKIWNDVSEGKYEVKPIEYSIDEFLDELKTVELDKKPGTFYTYNSVGSELIAYILEQVYKDSFENILESFLKSLEMNDTYLEGCREESRFLITGYNDKGNQAPKTRKILLGAGGAMISTLPDLIKFMKFQLESEDPLIKESTKELYSDREGDKTDYLWDVDLAEEEGFYYKKTGTSDGVQSVLLICPDTNYGLILIVNNTSEKAFYDWANLYDRIESDLIKFPQINLVSTLKKDFIKETDKAIANYKSEVLNSSKYFSKARDLNIIGYQLLNENRVDDAIKVFELMVSEFPENPYVYDSLGKGYFENKNYKKALVNYEKSFASDATNTNAKDYILRIRKLLE, encoded by the coding sequence GTGTACAAGAATGGGGAGACGTATCATAATTTTTATGGCAAGATTAATGAAAATCAAGGAAAGCCTAATGATAGTACTCATTTTGAAATAGCTTCAATTTCAAAAGTATTTGCAGGATCTCTTGTTGCAAAAGCAGTTATCGAGAGGAAGATTCGATTAGATGATGATATTAGAAGTTTTTTAAAAGGAGAATATCCAAATTTAGAATTTGAAGGAATCCCTATTACGATAAAAAACCTATTAACCCATACTCTTGGGTTCAAAGAAAGGAGACCTCCAAAATTAGATAAGATTTGGAATGACGTATCTGAGGGTAAATATGAAGTTAAACCAATTGAGTATTCTATAGATGAATTTCTTGATGAACTAAAAACAGTAGAACTTGATAAGAAGCCAGGGACTTTTTATACCTATAACTCTGTTGGCTCTGAGTTAATAGCATACATTTTAGAACAGGTTTATAAAGATTCTTTTGAGAACATACTGGAATCTTTTTTGAAAAGTTTAGAAATGAATGACACATATTTAGAAGGTTGCAGAGAAGAAAGCAGATTTTTAATAACAGGTTATAATGATAAAGGAAATCAAGCTCCAAAAACAAGAAAAATACTCTTAGGTGCAGGAGGGGCCATGATTTCGACATTACCTGATTTGATTAAGTTTATGAAATTTCAATTAGAAAGCGAAGATCCATTAATCAAAGAATCCACAAAAGAGTTGTATTCAGACAGAGAAGGAGATAAAACGGATTATTTATGGGATGTTGATTTAGCAGAGGAAGAAGGATTTTATTACAAGAAAACTGGAACTTCAGATGGAGTTCAAAGTGTTTTACTTATTTGTCCTGATACAAATTATGGATTGATTTTAATCGTAAATAATACTTCAGAAAAAGCTTTTTATGATTGGGCAAATTTATATGATAGAATAGAGTCTGATTTGATAAAGTTCCCTCAAATTAATTTAGTTTCTACTTTAAAAAAAGATTTTATTAAAGAAACTGATAAAGCAATAGCAAACTACAAAAGTGAGGTTTTAAATAGTTCAAAGTATTTTTCGAAAGCTAGAGATTTGAATATTATAGGTTACCAATTATTAAATGAAAATAGAGTAGATGATGCTATCAAAGTATTTGAGTTAATGGTATCTGAATTTCCGGAAAATCCTTACGTATATGATAGTCTAGGCAAAGGATATTTTGAGAATAAGAATT